The following DNA comes from Erigeron canadensis isolate Cc75 chromosome 3, C_canadensis_v1, whole genome shotgun sequence.
tacatatatacatacataagtAATGTTGTATATCTTAGATGGATACTTTTGATGGTAACAATCCAAATGAAGGTTGTAATTTTGACTACGACGTCACTTCATTTTTGTATGATTTCGTCAATGCTACAACCACCCCGTTTTCTACTCCCTTTCCGATTATATTTTTTGGAGGAAGGTCCTGGATGTACGGGCTGAAGTTGGTGCAGTGGCGGACAACCGGCGGTGGTAGGATGGCAGCAGCGAAGGTCGgctggtggcggcggtggtgtaATCCAACCAATCAAACctagttatttttataaataaagtgaGACAgagtttaaataatataatataatatatatgggtaacactccggtgagaacactcttaaaataagaacggtaagaaaaccttaaaaacatcattttgatgcattaaaagtccataaaactaacatattgcataactaattatcattatttaaatgtttaacaacacattcatccgtcaaaatcgaaataatcatgttttttgttttgtgcatccatcttggatgcatattcatcaaaatgatgcatccaacaaaaaacttgattttttcgattttgatgaatcaatgttttgttaaacacttaaataatgataattagttatgtactatgtcagttttatggacttttaatgcatcaaaatgatgattttaaggtgttctcaccgttcttattttaaaactgttcttatttgattatccatgtatatatatatatatgtttgggtatatatatatataatatatggcTATCTTGTACCCAAGCTTGACAAGTTTGGGTATAGATCCccttatatattaatttcttaatatttgtttcaaaatgaATAAATCACATGACTCCCATGATAACACATATTCCTTccctctctatatatatatatataaaattatgaataGAGTAAATCAAGATAGTAATTTTGGCCTTTAACAAAATGGAAGGAGAAAGAAATGAGTGCGGGGAGGAGAAAGAAATGTGGAAGATCACATTTagtttaaaaacaaaagggGTAATACCAGATGAGGCAAAATCTGCCCCTTTTGCTCAATATCAATTGCGTTAACTATCTGACAAGCAGAAGAGGGAAATTTTTTAGTCAATTAGCCTCTTATGGGGTTTAGTGTCAATAGTTACATTCTTTGGTGTCAATAATATGTCTCATTTACAATTTTAAGGGTATATGATCGGTGTTACTTGTTAGTATGTCACACACTTACACCTATTGCACAATTTACAAGCctattatataaagaaaataatatatacatttgaaAAGCTTATGCGtttgaattgaaaaaaaaaaaccttaaaattataaatggatgtttatatataaagattaaatttatacttatttataaaaacaaactaCCATGTCTCCTTTTCAACTTTTTAGCCTTTAGGTTATTGACATCATGTGGGTGGTAGGCGGGTAGAAGGTGTGGCGCTACACTACTACACCGCCGCCATTCCCTTTTCACGCGTGAAGGCATGAAAATGGGTGGAAATATGTCGCCGGTGGTGAGGTGAGTGGAAGGTGACCATGGGAAGCCTAACCACCCTCCAACAacaagtttattttatttttaaatttttaaagaacTTTCAAAGTTGACAGTTTTAGTCTCTCAACGGATATCTTTGTACAATTTCTATATGTACACATCTATTTAACTAAAATCCACACGTATCTTTCACTTAGAATCATCTATActacatatacacacatattcATCTATACCTTATTACACATATATTCATCTACACACATCCATTTTCAAATCAACAATGGCAAACAATAGGCCAACTATGACTTtatttaagtataaaaactCGATGCAACTTCACATGCTTGACGACGCAAGACATAGATCAGAGGTGGAGGCTGTATTTAAAGCATAACCAACAACAGGTCGACTTACATGGTCGCACAACTACGAGCTTTGGGGGGTCTATCTAACATCAACGAATCCAATTATGTTACTTATCTTCCATAGAAGATCGTCTGGTTGGATCAAATCCTTGTCATGCTTATAGATGTCGCTTCTACATTAACGACCATGCTTAAACTCGTGAATATTGGCAAGGTGGTGTCGATGATGGACGACCCCAAGGTTACCAGACTGACCCGAATAAGGAATACGCAGGTCAAGATGACCAGGCTGGCCGGTCTCTTAGACACTATGAATACATCCATTGCAATGACGAAAACAGTGACATATCCTCAACAGATTGTCAATTGGGTTGGCATTAAGTAACGTTGTtaggttttcaatttttatatttgtttttaattttttatgtgttttatgtttttcataatattattatgtaatgtaattattattaatggaattttagtttaaaaaataaaataaaattctagTGAGTGGTGGGTTGCCAACAAAATTTGggtgagtggtgagtgagtaGTAAAGTTGATGTGACATAAGGGGATTGGTTGGAGGTGAGTGATGAGTTAGAGGTTGAAATTAAGACGGGAAGTCAACACCCTTAAATTAGTTAAGTTATCTCTATTCTTTCAGTATCCAACTCTTTCTCAACCCACACATACATCTACCTAATACACCCCAAAATATTTTCCAACCCATATCTACCTAAACTATCCATCTTTTTCATTCACAAATTTAAATATCTCCACCTAATATACTTagaatacccttaataaaattatttaaaacatatattgctCAATCCTTAAATTAACTATGCAAAtcctttttatatcaattacttttacattaataaccacatcgtcaCCGCTAAGCTGTCACCGGTGCTCATCACATTACGTGGCTATCATCAATatgaacaaattatatatataacaattaaagTAGGTTTAACCACGGTAAATTTTTGaacgtttttatttttaccatcaCACTTTGCTTTCTTTACTTTTACCACCACATTtaaacttttagggttttttaattgtaatatttttttattattatttttatcacaaaacttttaacttttattgtTTGACAACAAACTtggatttttttatattttaccattaagcttctattttttttagttttaccaCCAATTTTGACTTCTCATATTTTGCTCTTAACCGTTtgaatttctttatttattcacAAAGAAATAAACTTTACCTATACGGCTATACCCCGCCATGGCGCCAGTTTATAGATCACCAATTCACCATAGCCCGCCAGGGCGCCAGGTTTTGAACCAaacgaaaataaataaatagcgGCAAACACTccataaaataaagaaagaagacTCTCCTATAATGTTGGTCTTTTCTATTCCACAATTCCCATTCTGGTATTTTAAAAAACCCTAACTTCTTTACTATCATAATTTTgctgattttttttaatctagaTTATCAGTTATATTGCAAGTTAAATGTGAATGTTGGCTACAGGAGTACAGGATAAATGACTTAGAGTATtattctatttatatttttattatttttataacgGCATTATAATTTGCTCTTAATCCTAAATTACACGACTTAACGttcttattaataattaattttaattattttcgaTGTAGTAATATAAGTAGTTGATATTGGGCTCTTTTATGTAGTTTACTTTTGTGCAAAATGTTACTAATTTACTTAGATAAGCTACATTTTTCAGCAGATTATGCCCTTAAGATTACAATTGGCTAGTAGCTAATTAGTCAATTACCAGGTATCGAATACACGACTATGGCTCCTGTGATTAGAAAACAACCTAGTGGATGGGAAAAGcgtaagaagaaaaaaagaattgaAGCGTTTATTATGTCTCAAAGTGGAGCTCTAGAAAAATATAAACGGAAATCGCAGGTTGATGCTAGTACTAATGCAACTGATGTTAATGTTGACAACGACGATGGCAATCATAATGAGAATGACAATGTTAATAATGGCCGTGGCGATGGTCCTGATGATACCTGTGTTGGCAACATGAATGTGGATTCTGCTGACACGGATGATCCTAATCTTAAGAATAGTGATAGTAATGTTGATGGTGTTAACGGTGATGATGTCAATGATGCCGGTGAGAATATTAAGTTTGACATATTTGATCCAAGATGTTGGGATGGTCTTACTTCGGATATGATTAAGGTTTTAGTAGCAGAGGGTCCTAAAAGAGATGTATCTATCAAGAAAGGTCCTAAAGATAGGTTTTCTAGACGATTTTCTGCGACTCATTATACTAGAATTCTACCAAATAAAGAGAAGTGGGACAGGGAATGGTTGGTATATTCGAAAGAGCTTGGCAAAGTTTTTTGTTTCTGCTGTAAGATATTTAGAAAGGGGTCCGTGAAAGGTCAGCTAGCTAACGAGGGTTTTTCGAATTGGAGACATCTTAGCACTCGACTTAAAGAGCATGAAGTTGGTTCAGAACACATGATGAATATGGTTAGTTGGGTTGAGATGCGTTTACGGTTGAAGAAGAATGAAACAATTGATAAAGTTGCTGAGAAGGAACCAAATGTCTAAATGTCATAGTTTAACAaaaaatctttatctattttgatTGTTAGTTTTTGAGTTATAATTATCATTTTGTTGTCCTTTTTGGTTCGATTTTCTCTGATTGCCATTTTGCTTTATTCAAGAGATCTTTCAGCTTGCAACACCGAAGATGTATTTAAGGTGTTTTTTTGATCAAAGTGGTTGATGTTTCAAATCTCATATTTGACAAAGATGCAGAAGTTTGTGTGTTCAAATAAATATACTGTATATCTATGAATATATAATCATTAGTTCAAAAATTTAGTAACAAAAGCTGTATATGTACAGTTTGACTCAACCAAATTCACAATGCAAAAGGACTAAAGGGAAAATGAATGATCGGCATCCTTGACAtggaaatgtttttgttaaGGACACTCGGTGCCACCGAATCTTCAACAATAACAGGGTCAACTTCCAAGACTTTTTCTGGCACAAGCTTTTGACCATCGACCTTCGCCAATACCTCATAATGCAAATTTATGTTCTCAGGCTTTGTTCTCCATTCAGGGTACCCCTCCCAGAAGGACTCATTGCCGGTCAACTTCTTTTCCACAGCAAAACCTAGCTTCAAAAAAGTCTGAGCTGATATGTCAACTTTCAACACCTTAAAGGAATCACTCGTGCTAGCTGTTGAATCCAAAACAGCAGAAATTAGCGTCTCTATACCACGTAAGTTTGAGTTTGACCTATTGAGGGATGAAACGGGCCAAAATGTGTTCACGCCTTCTTGAGTGAAGAGGGCCGGGGTCTGTTCTTGAAGATCAATGGTAGAGAGTGCAGTTTTTGAGTTTGGCTTTGAAACTGCAGATAGTTTTACCAAGCCAGGAGCAAGGCGTTTAAGCTTGAGCCTGTTGGAAGAGCGTGATGATGTGGCAGGGGAACTTAGTGACGCAGGTCCAACGATACGGAGAGAGATAAGTTGGCTTTTGGAACGAGAGGCGTTTAGGAGGTGGTCTGCTAACGTGAAGAGGCCTGAAGCAAAACCGTCATTTGTTTTGTTAAAAGGAAGTGGGAGTTCAATGGGGTGTCGTAAACTGACAGACTTGGCACCGTGTATTGTGACTACAGCACCATCTGCTAGGATTACTTTCTTTAGCTCTCCAGCATCAACATCATGCTGCACATTATTTACAATCACAATTTGTAAGGACACCTAATGGGAGTACAGTAATCACCAAAATTGGCAAACAaatcaacatatatacataaacaaaaaCTTACTGGCAAAAAAAGGCGCATGTCCTTGGCATCCTGAATCCAAAGCTCCATTGGACCCGAGAGCTGGAATGGAGCCAAACTAGGCAAACCCTTATCTTTCTTCGCTAGCAACCCATTTTCATCAGATAATCTTACCTTATCTTCCACTAGGAAAGTAGGCAATTCGACGTGTTCCCATTTGTTTACATCCTCCAACAGTTTTATAGGAAGAACTTTGTTATCGATCTCGAGCTCAAACTCCATTGATCTAGCTACTAAAGTATCCTTTAAGTCAAAACCTGATACTTTGGCACCTTCTAGTTGTGACTCCAGTCCCTTTACAATTGTTTCCTTCAAAtcctaaaacaaaaacaaatacaaaatcatGATTAGAACCCCcaaaatctataatatatatcaaaattttcctacaaacaaaaatatcaatagtTTTTCATGTagataaaaaatactaaataatTAATTTGCATAGAATAAAGATGATTAACTTACAGATATGGACTTAGAATATTGAACATTAACATCTGGCATGGAGTTTAAAAGAGCACTTGAACATGAAATTTGtatcatcaaaacaaataaatacacGAAGCTTATAACCTTAATAGCCATTGTCGATAcgataatattatgattttgagTGTTTTTTTGAGAGTTTAAAGTTTGATTTTAAGAGGCAAAATTGTAAGGTTGATGATATGTTTTTAGAGACCCCAAAGGTGTGATATTAATATGATACGAACTTGCATTGTAATTGGTCCACGTTGGACGTGTTGACGTGGAAATCGTGGACCGTGAGCATTACGTTGGGGAAACGTTGACGTAAAAGTCTTTCACGATTGGCTTATTATGTCGGGCCAGAAAATGGGccaaaaaaaaatgatcaaGTTGAAACCCAATGGGCCATTGGCTAAATTTGGATACTAATCATACATCAATATACCTTAATTATGCTTGCCAGATGGCTATACTTTGTTTAGAACATGGAATG
Coding sequences within:
- the LOC122591829 gene encoding zinc finger MYM-type protein 5-like, whose product is MAPVIRKQPSGWEKRKKKKRIEAFIMSQSGALEKYKRKSQVDASTNATDVNVDNDDGNHNENDNVNNGRGDGPDDTCVGNMNVDSADTDDPNLKNSDSNVDGVNGDDVNDAGENIKFDIFDPRCWDGLTSDMIKVLVAEGPKRDVSIKKGPKDRFSRRFSATHYTRILPNKEKWDREWLVYSKELGKVFCFCCKIFRKGSVKGQLANEGFSNWRHLSTRLKEHEVGSEHMMNMVSWVEMRLRLKKNETIDKVAEKEPNV
- the LOC122594041 gene encoding uncharacterized protein LOC122594041 gives rise to the protein MAIKVISFVYLFVLMIQISCSSALLNSMPDVNVQYSKSISDLKETIVKGLESQLEGAKVSGFDLKDTLVARSMEFELEIDNKVLPIKLLEDVNKWEHVELPTFLVEDKVRLSDENGLLAKKDKGLPSLAPFQLSGPMELWIQDAKDMRLFLPHDVDAGELKKVILADGAVVTIHGAKSVSLRHPIELPLPFNKTNDGFASGLFTLADHLLNASRSKSQLISLRIVGPASLSSPATSSRSSNRLKLKRLAPGLVKLSAVSKPNSKTALSTIDLQEQTPALFTQEGVNTFWPVSSLNRSNSNLRGIETLISAVLDSTASTSDSFKVLKVDISAQTFLKLGFAVEKKLTGNESFWEGYPEWRTKPENINLHYEVLAKVDGQKLVPEKVLEVDPVIVEDSVAPSVLNKNISMSRMPIIHFPFSPFAL